A window of the Pseudoalteromonas sp. A25 genome harbors these coding sequences:
- the srmB gene encoding ATP-dependent RNA helicase SrmB, which produces MQFSEFDLDQKVLTAINKMGFDTATSIQQLAIPEALLGRDILASAPTGTGKTAAFLIPAIQYLLDFPRRDPGFARVLIMAPTRELAYQVHEQCQLLAANTHLRIGVVTGGINYGSHKEIFEKNNDILIATPGRLMEYLETENFHAENVELLILDEADRMLDLGFKKEMLRICDEAKNRRQCFLFSATLEGDSVELFAERILKDPALLEAESSRKEKAKIHQWIHLADDYKHKLAMLTHLLQNEEEVQKAIVFVKTRERLEQLVGELYAQDIKTTWLRGEMPQDKRMTAMANFHSGRTRILIATDVAARGIDVPDITHVINFDMPRTADVYVHRIGRTGRAGKKGTAISMVEAHDAAILKKVERYTEQSLKRRVIKGLEPQHKEAKPPKKKKDPVKMKAKKKLKTKQKKKK; this is translated from the coding sequence ATGCAATTTTCTGAATTCGATCTTGATCAAAAAGTTTTAACCGCCATTAACAAAATGGGCTTCGATACAGCCACGAGTATTCAGCAATTGGCTATTCCAGAGGCCTTACTAGGTCGCGACATTTTAGCCTCTGCACCAACCGGTACGGGTAAAACCGCTGCATTCTTGATCCCCGCAATTCAGTATTTACTTGATTTTCCTCGCAGAGATCCAGGGTTTGCGCGCGTACTAATTATGGCGCCAACTCGTGAATTAGCTTATCAAGTGCATGAGCAATGTCAGTTACTTGCTGCCAATACTCATTTACGCATTGGAGTGGTCACAGGTGGCATTAACTACGGCAGCCACAAAGAGATTTTTGAAAAGAACAACGACATTCTTATCGCTACACCTGGTCGCTTGATGGAATATCTCGAAACCGAAAACTTTCATGCTGAAAACGTAGAATTGCTAATCTTAGATGAAGCTGACCGCATGCTAGATCTGGGGTTCAAAAAAGAAATGTTGCGCATTTGTGATGAAGCCAAAAACCGCCGCCAGTGCTTTTTGTTTTCAGCCACGTTAGAAGGTGACAGCGTTGAATTATTTGCAGAGCGAATTCTCAAAGACCCAGCGCTATTAGAAGCTGAGTCGTCGCGTAAAGAAAAAGCCAAAATTCACCAGTGGATACACTTAGCTGATGATTACAAACATAAATTGGCCATGCTTACTCACCTTCTACAAAACGAAGAAGAAGTACAAAAAGCCATTGTATTCGTTAAAACTCGTGAGCGTTTAGAACAACTTGTTGGCGAGCTTTATGCTCAAGACATAAAAACAACGTGGCTACGTGGCGAAATGCCTCAAGATAAACGTATGACCGCTATGGCGAATTTTCATAGTGGCCGAACACGCATCTTAATTGCCACTGATGTAGCGGCGAGAGGTATTGATGTTCCGGATATCACCCATGTGATTAACTTTGATATGCCACGAACAGCCGATGTATATGTACACCGTATTGGTCGAACTGGGCGTGCGGGTAAAAAAGGCACTGCAATTTCAATGGTAGAAGCACATGATGCTGCTATTTTGAAAAAGGTAGAACGTTACACAGAGCAAAGCTTAAAACGACGCGTAATTAAAGGGCTTGAACCACAGCATAAAGAAGCGAAGCCACCGAAGAAGAAAAAAGATCCGGTAAAAATGAAGGCTAAAAAGAAGTTAAAAACAAAACAAAAGAAAAAGAAGTAA
- the dsbC gene encoding bifunctional protein-disulfide isomerase/oxidoreductase DsbC, with amino-acid sequence MKKLMLAAAMVCSFSTFANTEVDTASESTLMAPLSVDPIKESFAKLGVSVKSVESSPIEGLKTVLTDKGVLYASADGKYLMQGNLIDLENRVNVTDQALSGVRKEGVAQYQDSMIVYKAENEKHQITVFTDITCGYCRKLHRELEDYLSAGITVKYLAYPRGGIGSGGYSDLMNVWCAKDAAQALTDAKAGQKVAKVENCSAPVAEHYQLGQSFGLSGTPAIILDDGTLIPGYQPADSLAKMLEDKSNKS; translated from the coding sequence ATGAAAAAATTAATGTTAGCAGCGGCGATGGTTTGCAGCTTTTCAACGTTCGCAAATACTGAAGTAGACACCGCATCAGAATCAACTTTGATGGCGCCGTTATCGGTTGATCCAATAAAAGAGAGCTTTGCTAAGTTAGGCGTGTCGGTTAAGAGTGTCGAAAGTAGCCCGATTGAAGGCTTGAAAACGGTATTGACTGATAAAGGCGTACTATATGCTTCAGCAGATGGTAAGTATTTGATGCAAGGTAATTTAATTGACCTTGAAAACCGTGTAAATGTGACTGATCAAGCACTTAGTGGTGTACGCAAAGAAGGTGTTGCACAGTATCAAGATTCAATGATTGTATACAAGGCTGAGAATGAAAAGCACCAAATCACGGTGTTTACAGACATCACTTGTGGCTACTGTCGTAAATTACACCGAGAACTAGAAGATTATTTGTCGGCGGGAATTACGGTAAAATATTTAGCTTATCCACGTGGTGGCATTGGCAGTGGCGGTTACAGCGATTTAATGAACGTTTGGTGTGCTAAAGATGCCGCTCAGGCGTTAACAGATGCTAAAGCTGGGCAAAAAGTGGCTAAGGTTGAGAATTGTAGCGCGCCTGTTGCTGAGCATTATCAACTTGGTCAGAGTTTTGGTTTATCAGGTACTCCTGCAATTATTTTAGATGATGGCACTTTGATCCCCGGTTATCAACCTGCAGACTCATTGGCAAAAATGTTAGAAGATAAAAGCAATAAATCATAA
- the prfB gene encoding peptide chain release factor 2 (programmed frameshift) → MFEVNPVINQIKDIRERTELLRGYLDYAHKLERLEEVNAELEDSAVWNEPEKAQALGREKSALEAVVETIDELVSGADDVEGLVELAVEAEDQDTFDEAQQELEVLVASLDKLEFRRMFSGPHDDSDAYLDLQSGSGGTEAQDWCNMLLRMYLRWGEAKGFKVELVEATDGDVAGIKGATVRFVGEYAYGWLRTETGVHRLVRKSPFDSSGRRHTSFASAFVYPEVDDNIEIDINPADLRIDVYRASGAGGQHVNTTESAVRITHVPTNTVVQCQNERSQHKNKAQAMKQLKAKLFELEMQAQNAEKQSQEDAKSDIGWGSQIRSYVLDDSRIKDLRTGVENRNTQAVLDGDLDKFIEASLKSGL, encoded by the exons ATGTTTGAAGTGAATCCTGTGATTAATCAAATCAAGGACATTCGCGAACGTACTGAACTGCTTCGGGGGTATCTT GACTACGCTCATAAATTAGAGCGCTTAGAAGAAGTTAATGCCGAACTTGAAGATTCAGCCGTGTGGAACGAGCCGGAAAAAGCACAAGCACTAGGGCGTGAAAAATCAGCCTTAGAAGCGGTTGTTGAAACGATAGATGAATTAGTTTCAGGTGCCGATGATGTTGAAGGGCTTGTTGAACTTGCTGTTGAAGCAGAAGATCAAGATACCTTTGATGAAGCACAGCAAGAGCTAGAAGTGTTGGTTGCATCATTGGATAAACTAGAGTTCCGTCGAATGTTTTCGGGTCCACATGATGACAGCGATGCATACTTAGACTTGCAATCGGGCTCCGGTGGTACTGAAGCGCAAGATTGGTGCAACATGTTGCTACGCATGTACTTACGATGGGGCGAAGCTAAAGGCTTTAAAGTTGAATTGGTTGAAGCCACTGACGGAGATGTTGCAGGCATAAAAGGCGCAACGGTTCGCTTTGTCGGTGAGTATGCTTACGGTTGGCTTCGCACTGAAACAGGTGTACATCGATTAGTTCGTAAAAGTCCGTTTGACTCAAGTGGTCGTCGCCATACTTCTTTTGCTTCGGCATTCGTTTACCCAGAAGTTGACGATAATATTGAAATTGATATTAACCCCGCCGATTTACGCATTGACGTATATCGTGCATCGGGTGCTGGTGGTCAGCACGTTAACACCACCGAGTCTGCGGTTCGTATCACACACGTACCAACCAATACGGTTGTACAGTGTCAAAATGAGCGTTCGCAGCACAAAAACAAAGCGCAAGCAATGAAGCAGTTAAAAGCCAAATTGTTTGAGCTTGAAATGCAAGCGCAAAACGCAGAAAAGCAGTCTCAAGAAGACGCCAAATCTGACATCGGTTGGGGTAGTCAAATACGTTCTTATGTATTAGATGACTCGCGTATTAAAGATTTACGTACTGGTGTTGAGAACCGAAATACACAAGCTGTATTAGACGGTGACTTAGACAAATTTATCGAAGCTAGCCTGAAATCAGGCCTTTAA
- a CDS encoding ATP-binding protein yields MTFYRSLAFQLSLGLLCISVLVLSSAYLTKISYKLLAYRDSEIANSTELAERAYLLELSVIDLQRNVLIYKQSASSAAMNRSNELIDKLEAVLAQIDQASQQTQDVSDMIARMQSHLADYKDNLAVAVAGREKRQSLYQDEFLAVINTAQDVINQELETTQKAQATLYLTKAHNAVLTYLMTQNAVHVNVFNQQISLAKSQLTNTVVKAHFQKIAMAFRKLHQTIRGYLYLTNVVLPGTANEILHLSSTLRALEEQQMQDKITSAKETTSSLQGRSELFTLLSIMLVALYAAFLILRVIRPIRSLTVLFKRLSNNLHVDDIPYLKREDEIGQLSVAASVFHNKNLQTTELFERTKELVIEQKSLNEELAAKQQEAEQATISKSLFLANMSHEIRTPMNGIIGLIELLKASNLEAEQRECIEKIDYSSGVLMAVINDILDFSKIEAGKLDIEEKEFELDQMLDNILASVSLRATEKNLYFRCVSPTQESHLVGDEVRITQVILNLCNNAIKFTSLGGVELRVSTYDSATGEVILGIEVEDTGIGMTLQHQSDVFEQFSQADVSTSRKFGGTGLGLAIVKQLCELMNGSVSVHSEVDKGSVFSVMLKLHRATQRQKSKLPVNHNFAVSIVCQRQINKVTKIISDYFAFNNCKVTYLELHKVAAMTQQELSALNIVLVLDHQMSESICLADIASLQYYSAGLCVVIDKRDSVLLTRAGIARDTLVLEMPFTYSAFYNHICKLFKHDVVPTHKAEAKVELRLKGRVLLVEDNAVNQMVAEKLLASLGLEADIAQDGRQAVDKLSNTPYAYDLVLMDIQMPVMDGFTATEYIRKELQLNMPICGLSANAMSEDYDKAIASGMNDFMTKPIKMEQLKMVLQQYLEQDISA; encoded by the coding sequence ATGACGTTTTATCGCTCTCTAGCATTTCAGCTGAGTTTAGGTCTGTTGTGTATCAGTGTATTGGTACTTTCATCGGCGTACCTGACTAAAATTAGCTACAAATTACTTGCCTACAGGGATAGTGAAATTGCCAACTCTACAGAGCTGGCAGAAAGAGCCTATTTGTTAGAGTTGTCGGTAATAGACTTGCAACGTAATGTATTAATTTACAAGCAATCGGCCAGCTCGGCAGCGATGAATCGCAGCAATGAATTAATCGACAAGTTAGAAGCTGTCTTAGCACAAATTGACCAAGCGAGCCAACAAACGCAAGACGTCAGTGATATGATAGCAAGAATGCAAAGTCACCTTGCTGACTATAAAGATAATTTAGCGGTGGCTGTTGCTGGTAGAGAAAAACGCCAGTCTTTATATCAAGATGAGTTTTTAGCTGTTATTAATACCGCTCAGGATGTTATCAATCAAGAGCTTGAAACCACTCAAAAAGCCCAAGCAACACTCTATTTAACCAAGGCACACAACGCCGTACTAACTTATTTGATGACCCAAAATGCCGTACATGTAAACGTGTTTAATCAACAAATTTCACTGGCAAAGTCGCAATTGACCAATACTGTGGTCAAAGCACACTTCCAAAAAATAGCGATGGCTTTTAGAAAATTACATCAAACTATCCGAGGGTATCTGTATTTAACCAATGTGGTTTTACCTGGGACGGCCAACGAAATTCTTCACCTGTCATCTACCCTTCGTGCTCTAGAAGAGCAGCAAATGCAAGATAAGATTACCTCGGCAAAAGAAACGACTAGCTCTTTACAGGGTCGCAGCGAGTTATTCACTTTACTAAGTATTATGTTAGTTGCTCTTTACGCTGCTTTTCTGATTCTAAGGGTGATCAGGCCAATTCGCTCACTTACAGTGCTTTTTAAGCGTTTGAGTAATAATTTGCATGTTGACGATATTCCATACCTTAAAAGAGAAGATGAAATAGGTCAGCTATCAGTGGCAGCTAGCGTTTTTCATAATAAAAACTTGCAAACCACAGAGCTCTTTGAGCGAACAAAAGAGCTAGTAATTGAACAGAAGTCATTAAATGAAGAGTTAGCTGCGAAGCAACAAGAAGCAGAGCAAGCAACCATATCCAAAAGCTTATTTTTAGCGAATATGAGCCATGAGATTCGCACACCAATGAATGGCATCATTGGCTTGATAGAGCTACTTAAAGCGTCAAACTTGGAGGCTGAGCAAAGAGAGTGTATCGAAAAAATTGATTACTCCAGCGGTGTTTTGATGGCGGTGATTAACGATATTTTAGATTTCTCAAAAATTGAAGCGGGCAAGTTAGACATTGAGGAAAAAGAGTTTGAACTTGATCAAATGCTCGACAATATTTTAGCTTCGGTTAGTTTGCGAGCTACCGAGAAAAACCTTTATTTTCGTTGTGTTAGCCCTACACAGGAAAGTCATTTAGTTGGCGATGAAGTGAGGATCACACAAGTGATCCTCAATTTATGCAATAACGCGATTAAATTTACATCGCTGGGCGGTGTTGAGCTGAGAGTATCTACTTATGATAGCGCCACGGGTGAAGTGATTTTAGGTATAGAGGTTGAAGATACTGGAATTGGCATGACGCTGCAGCATCAAAGTGATGTGTTTGAACAGTTCTCTCAAGCGGACGTATCGACTAGTCGAAAATTTGGCGGTACCGGGCTTGGATTAGCGATTGTTAAGCAGCTATGTGAATTGATGAATGGTAGTGTCAGCGTACATTCAGAAGTTGATAAAGGCTCCGTTTTCTCTGTTATGCTTAAACTGCATAGAGCGACTCAGCGGCAAAAAAGTAAACTACCAGTAAACCATAACTTCGCTGTATCTATTGTGTGCCAGCGCCAAATAAATAAAGTAACAAAGATCATAAGTGATTATTTTGCTTTTAATAATTGCAAAGTAACTTACTTAGAATTACACAAGGTTGCTGCCATGACACAGCAAGAGTTAAGTGCTCTAAATATTGTGCTGGTATTAGATCATCAAATGTCTGAATCTATCTGTTTGGCAGATATAGCCTCATTGCAATATTACAGTGCGGGCTTGTGTGTTGTCATAGATAAGCGAGACTCAGTATTACTAACTCGCGCTGGCATCGCGCGAGATACGCTGGTGCTCGAAATGCCGTTCACGTATAGTGCATTTTACAACCATATATGTAAGTTGTTTAAGCATGATGTTGTACCGACTCATAAAGCAGAAGCGAAAGTTGAGTTACGCTTGAAGGGGCGGGTTTTGCTTGTAGAAGACAATGCGGTTAATCAAATGGTTGCTGAAAAATTACTGGCTTCACTGGGGCTAGAGGCAGATATTGCACAAGATGGCCGTCAGGCGGTTGATAAGCTTAGTAATACACCTTATGCGTATGACTTAGTATTAATGGACATTCAAATGCCTGTTATGGACGGCTTCACAGCGACTGAATATATTCGCAAAGAGTTGCAATTAAATATGCCAATATGCGGGTTATCGGCGAATGCAATGTCGGAAGACTACGATAAAGCGATAGCCAGCGGTATGAATGATTTTATGACAAAACCAATAAAAATGGAGCAGCTTAAAATGGTATTGCAACAATACTTAGAGCAAGATATTTCAGCCTAA
- the fldB gene encoding flavodoxin FldB: MQIGLFYGSTTCYTEMAAEKMRDIIGSDIVSLHNIKDEPLANAQQYDFLIFGISTWDFGELQEDWESCWDDIDGVNLTGKTIALFGMGDQQGYGQWFQDALGMLHDKIAPQGVQFLGYWPNTPDYEFEASKALTDDKKYFVGLALDEDSQYDKSDERIATWITQIMTEYSETL; encoded by the coding sequence ATGCAGATAGGGTTATTTTACGGGTCAACTACTTGTTATACAGAAATGGCCGCAGAGAAAATGCGCGACATTATAGGTAGTGACATAGTTTCATTGCACAATATAAAAGATGAACCACTTGCCAACGCCCAACAGTATGACTTTTTAATTTTTGGTATTTCAACCTGGGATTTTGGCGAGTTACAAGAAGATTGGGAATCTTGCTGGGACGATATTGATGGGGTGAACCTTACAGGAAAAACCATCGCGCTATTTGGTATGGGCGATCAACAAGGCTATGGTCAGTGGTTTCAAGATGCTTTAGGTATGCTACATGACAAAATCGCTCCACAAGGCGTACAATTTCTTGGTTATTGGCCGAATACACCTGATTATGAATTTGAGGCCTCTAAAGCATTGACCGATGACAAAAAATACTTTGTTGGCCTTGCGCTAGATGAAGACAGTCAATACGACAAAAGTGATGAACGCATAGCCACTTGGATAACCCAGATCATGACTGAGTATAGTGAAACGCTATAG
- a CDS encoding tRNA1(Val) (adenine(37)-N6)-methyltransferase, with product MSGFAFKQFKVQQSNTAMKVSTDGILLGAWTNLSEAKRLLDIGCGTGLLSLMCKQRVPNLEVEAVEIDEGAYEDAFANIWHSPWPDIQLHQGDIRTFNSTDLFDVVICNPPYFNGSLKGPNQARNTARHTDSLPFGALINAFTRLSHPGSRLALILPCTEAEQFKSLGESEGLVLQRECLVATTEYKSPTRSLLEFGYDGAQLIATDSLCIQRSDGGYSAEFIALCRDFYVKM from the coding sequence ATGTCTGGGTTTGCATTTAAACAATTTAAGGTACAACAATCGAACACTGCAATGAAGGTGTCGACCGATGGTATTTTATTAGGTGCTTGGACAAATTTAAGTGAGGCCAAGCGGTTATTGGATATTGGTTGTGGAACTGGACTGCTCTCATTAATGTGTAAGCAGCGCGTGCCAAACCTTGAAGTTGAAGCAGTTGAAATTGATGAAGGCGCGTATGAAGATGCCTTTGCGAACATTTGGCACAGTCCATGGCCTGATATCCAATTACATCAAGGGGATATTCGCACATTTAACAGCACAGATTTGTTCGATGTGGTGATTTGCAATCCGCCTTACTTTAACGGCAGCTTAAAAGGGCCGAATCAAGCTCGAAATACCGCCCGTCATACAGATAGTTTACCCTTTGGAGCGCTAATAAATGCCTTTACTCGGCTAAGTCATCCAGGTTCGCGATTGGCACTGATTTTACCCTGCACTGAGGCTGAACAGTTTAAATCGTTGGGTGAGAGTGAAGGATTAGTGTTGCAACGAGAGTGCTTAGTTGCGACGACCGAGTATAAATCGCCGACTCGAAGTCTGCTAGAATTTGGCTATGACGGAGCACAACTAATAGCGACTGACTCATTATGTATACAACGTTCTGATGGTGGCTATAGTGCTGAGTTTATCGCTTTGTGCCGAGATTTTTATGTAAAAATGTAG
- the xerD gene encoding site-specific tyrosine recombinase XerD, with protein MSEQQPVVPLSGENADYIEQFLDSLFLEQGLSENTLAAYRSDIEKCAHFIQATFDVSLLSVDSAHIEAYLAHRHDLGLKARSTARALSALKRFYLYFVREKRISNTPLLNIAQPKTTQSLPKTLTEQEVEALLEAPNLEEPMGLRDKAMLELLYATGLRVTELVGLRMEQLNLRQAVVLVKGKGGKERLVPMGEEALHYIELFLRVGRPEMVKHATDFVFPSKRGTGMTRQTFWHRIKHYAILAQVVSPLSPHTLRHAFATHLLNHGADLRVVQMMLGHSDLSTTQIYTHVASERLKSLHQQHHPRA; from the coding sequence GTGAGCGAACAACAACCAGTGGTGCCGTTAAGCGGTGAAAATGCAGACTATATAGAGCAGTTTTTAGACTCATTATTTTTAGAGCAGGGATTAAGTGAAAATACTTTGGCGGCTTATCGCAGTGATATAGAAAAGTGCGCCCATTTTATCCAAGCGACGTTTGATGTGTCATTATTGTCTGTTGATAGCGCTCATATCGAAGCGTATTTGGCGCATCGTCATGATTTGGGGTTAAAAGCACGCAGTACAGCAAGAGCGCTTAGTGCATTGAAAAGGTTTTATTTGTATTTTGTGCGAGAAAAAAGAATATCAAATACACCGTTACTAAATATTGCACAGCCTAAAACGACCCAGTCTTTGCCTAAAACATTAACTGAACAAGAAGTTGAAGCATTACTAGAGGCACCTAATTTAGAAGAGCCCATGGGACTTAGAGATAAAGCAATGTTAGAGCTGCTTTATGCAACAGGACTGAGGGTGACTGAACTGGTAGGATTGCGAATGGAGCAGCTTAATTTGCGACAGGCAGTGGTGTTGGTGAAAGGCAAAGGAGGCAAAGAGCGCTTGGTGCCTATGGGAGAAGAAGCATTACATTATATCGAGCTGTTCCTGCGTGTAGGGCGCCCTGAAATGGTAAAGCATGCCACTGATTTTGTGTTTCCATCTAAAAGAGGTACAGGTATGACGCGGCAAACTTTTTGGCATCGTATTAAACACTATGCTATTTTGGCTCAAGTAGTGTCGCCATTATCACCACATACACTACGTCATGCTTTTGCAACACATTTGTTGAATCATGGCGCTGACTTAAGAGTTGTCCAAATGATGTTAGGGCATAGTGATTTGTCGACCACTCAGATTTATACACATGTTGCTAGTGAGCGTCTGAAAAGCTTACATCAGCAGCATCACCCTAGAGCTTGA
- the recJ gene encoding single-stranded-DNA-specific exonuclease RecJ translates to MNTHIKARQRVDDSHLPSHLHPVIKQIYASRGVQTATELDNRATTLLDFRLFKDIEIACDILQSALYAQARILIVGDFDADGATSTAVLMEGLTQFGYQHVDYLVPDRFSLGYGLSPALAEQIVGLKPDLVITVDNGISCIAGIDIVKQAGIQVIVTDHHLQGEQLPNADAIVNPNQHGCQFPSKSIAGVGVAFYVLVALRHHLRAQGYFTDSGQPEPNLASLLDIVALGTVADVVALDANNRTLVYQGLARIRNGHTRPGIEALIEVSNRNAARLNASDFGFALAPRLNAAGRLDDMSLGIACLLSKDINQARRIAGELDSLNHERREIEQGMQQEALAVLERLVMSTQVVPDALCLYQDDWHQGVIGILAGRLKEQYHRPTVIFAQGDHGELKGSCRSIEGIHMRDLLESLNTQYPDLIVKFGGHAMAAGLTIQESNFEQFKRVFVSTVGDNLSEEHKQSVLLTDGALPSECFSMEFAQLLQQAGPWGQHFPEPVFYGEFELVQQRIVGEKHLKLVLKHASGKLVDAIAFNVDVKAWPNTQALLAQVAYQLDINEFRGKFSLQLIVREISAIT, encoded by the coding sequence ATGAATACCCATATCAAAGCTCGTCAACGTGTCGACGATAGTCATTTGCCCAGTCACTTACACCCCGTTATTAAACAAATTTATGCAAGTAGAGGTGTGCAAACGGCAACTGAACTTGATAACCGAGCTACAACGTTACTCGACTTTCGGTTGTTTAAAGATATAGAGATTGCATGTGACATATTGCAATCAGCATTATACGCACAAGCAAGAATATTGATTGTAGGAGACTTTGATGCTGATGGGGCAACCAGTACTGCGGTTTTGATGGAAGGGTTGACGCAATTTGGCTATCAGCACGTAGACTACTTGGTTCCAGATAGGTTTAGCCTTGGTTACGGTTTAAGCCCAGCGCTTGCTGAACAAATTGTTGGGCTCAAGCCTGATCTTGTGATCACGGTAGACAATGGCATTTCTTGTATTGCTGGAATAGACATTGTTAAACAAGCGGGCATTCAAGTGATTGTTACCGACCACCATTTACAAGGCGAACAGTTGCCCAATGCAGATGCGATTGTTAACCCTAATCAGCATGGTTGTCAGTTTCCCTCAAAGTCAATTGCGGGTGTCGGGGTCGCATTTTATGTCTTAGTTGCACTGCGTCATCATTTACGCGCGCAAGGCTACTTTACTGACTCAGGGCAACCAGAACCGAATTTAGCATCACTGCTGGATATCGTAGCGTTGGGGACTGTGGCGGATGTTGTGGCATTAGATGCGAACAACCGAACGTTGGTTTATCAAGGGTTAGCCCGCATTCGAAATGGCCATACACGCCCAGGTATTGAAGCGCTTATTGAAGTGTCTAATCGCAATGCCGCAAGATTGAATGCCAGTGATTTCGGTTTTGCTTTGGCTCCACGACTCAATGCCGCAGGCAGATTAGATGATATGAGCCTGGGGATCGCGTGTTTGCTGTCAAAAGACATCAACCAAGCACGACGCATTGCCGGTGAATTGGATAGCTTAAACCATGAACGACGTGAGATAGAGCAGGGTATGCAGCAAGAGGCGCTTGCTGTATTAGAGCGTTTGGTAATGAGCACACAAGTTGTGCCTGATGCGCTATGTTTGTATCAAGATGATTGGCATCAAGGCGTGATTGGTATTTTAGCGGGTCGTTTAAAAGAGCAGTATCATCGTCCCACAGTGATATTTGCCCAAGGTGATCATGGTGAGCTCAAGGGATCATGCCGCTCTATTGAAGGGATTCATATGCGAGACTTGTTAGAGTCGCTCAATACGCAATACCCAGATTTGATAGTTAAGTTTGGTGGCCACGCCATGGCGGCTGGATTGACGATACAAGAGTCAAATTTTGAGCAATTTAAACGGGTATTTGTCAGTACCGTTGGTGACAATTTATCTGAAGAGCACAAACAGAGTGTGCTCTTGACCGATGGCGCGCTTCCTAGTGAGTGCTTTTCTATGGAGTTTGCGCAATTGTTGCAACAAGCAGGGCCATGGGGGCAGCATTTTCCTGAACCTGTCTTTTATGGCGAGTTTGAGCTTGTACAGCAACGTATTGTGGGGGAAAAGCATCTAAAACTAGTGTTAAAGCATGCCTCTGGCAAGTTGGTGGATGCTATTGCTTTTAATGTTGATGTTAAAGCTTGGCCTAATACACAAGCACTTTTAGCTCAGGTCGCATATCAATTGGATATTAACGAGTTCAGAGGCAAGTTTTCATTACAGTTAATCGTGCGAGAAATCAGCGCAATTACCTAA